One part of the Podarcis muralis chromosome 3, rPodMur119.hap1.1, whole genome shotgun sequence genome encodes these proteins:
- the HDAC2 gene encoding histone deacetylase 2: MAYSQGGGKKKVCYYYDGDIGNYYYGQGHPMKPHRIRMTHNLLLNYGLYRKMEIYRPHKATAEEMTKYHSDEYIKFLRSIRPDNMSEYSKQMQRFNVGEDCPVFDGLFEFCQLSTGGSVAGAVKLNRQQTDMAVNWAGGLHHAKKSEASGFCYVNDIVLAILELLKYHQRVLYIDIDIHHGDGVEEAFYTTDRVMTVSFHKYGEYFPGTGDLRDIGAGKGKYYAVNFPMRDGIDDESYGQIFKPIISKVMEMYQPSAVVLQCGADSLSGDRLGCFNLTVKGHAKCVEVVKTFNLPLLMLGGGGYTIRNVARCWTYETAVALDCEIPNELPYNDYFEYFGPDFKLHISPSNMTNQNTPEYMEKIKQRLFENLRMLPHAPGVQMQAIPEDAVHEDSGDEDGEDPDKRISIRASDKRIACDEEFSDSEDEGEGGRRNVADHKKGAKKARLEEDKKETEDKKADIKEEDKSKDSSGEKADTKGTKSEQLNNP, encoded by the exons ATGGCGTACAGCCAGGGAGGCGGCAAGAAGAAAGTCTGTTACTACTATGACG GTGATATTGGGAACTATTATTATGGACAGGGGCACCCAATGAAGCCTCACAGGATTCGCATGACACACAACTTGTTGCTAAATTATGGCTTGTACAGAAAAATGGAAATTTAT CGGCCCCACAAAGCTACAGCAGAAGAAATGACGAAATACCACAGTGATGAGTACATAAAATTTCTTCGCTCAATTAGACCCGACAATATGTCTGAATATAGTAAACAAATGCAAAGAT TTAACGTGGGGGAAGACTGTCCTGTGTTTGATGGGCTGTTTGAGTTCTGTCAGCTGTCAACAGGAGGCTCTGTGG CTGGAGCAGTAAAATTAAACAGACAACAAACAGACATGGCCGTTAATTGGGCTGGAGGACTTCATCATGCTAAGAAGTCAGAAGCATCAGGTTTCTGCTATGTCAATGATATTGTGCTTGCCATTCTGGAATTACTAAA aTACCACCAAAGAGTATTGTACATTGATATTGATATCCATCACGGTGATGGCGTTGAAGAAGCATTTTACACAACTGATCGTGTAATGACAGTATCATTCCATAAATATGGTGAATATTTCCCTGGCACAGGCGATTTGAGA GACATAGGTGCTGGAAAAGGCAAATACTATGCTGTCAACTTTCCAATGAGAGATGGAATAGATGATGAATCATATGGTCAGATATTTAAGCCA ATTATTTCCAAAGTCATGGAGATGTACCAACCTAGTGCTGTGGTGTTGCAGTGTGGGGCAGATTCACTGTCTGGTGACAGGCTGGGATGTTTTAACCTTACCGTCAAAG gacaTGCTAAATGTGTAGAAGTTGTGAAGACTTTCAACTTGCCTCTTCTGATGCTTGGAGGAGGTGGATATACCATACGGAACGTTGCTCGATGTTGGACCTATGAGACTGCTGTTGCCTTAGATTGCGAAATCCCTAATG AATTGCCATACAATGACTACTTTGAGTATTTTGGACCAGATTTCAAGCTGCATATTAGCCCTTCAAATATGACAAACCAGAACACCCCAGAATATATGGAGAAGATTAA ACAGCGTTTGTTTGAGAACTTGCGCATGTTGCCCCATGCCCCAGGTGTACAGATGCAGGCTATTCCTGAAGATGCTGTTCATGAAGACAGTGGTGATGAAGATGGTGAAGATCCAGACAAACGTATTTCTA TTCGTGCATCAGATAAGCGAATAGCCTGTGATGAAGAATTTTCTGATTCTGAAGATGAAGGGGAAGGTGGACGCAGAAATGTTGCAGATCATAAGAAAGGAGCAAAGAAAGCCCGACTAGAAGAAgacaaaaaagaaacagaagataaaaaagcag acATTAAAGAGGAAGATAAATCCAAGGATAGCAGTGGTGAGAAAGCAGATACCAAAGG CACAAAGTCAGAACAGCTCAACAATCCTTGA